The Silvanigrella paludirubra genome includes a window with the following:
- a CDS encoding coproporphyrinogen III oxidase: MQKNVSTRSAEFLNQNPIINMDNINNNPLADSLYQDPIWQLAKSDQNENPFSNEILQLFIFVRNINKTAFNTIEGKEACQPKIWNAKEHNPDRNLSGGGVMTVIRADHLEKSAVNFSCVWGPKYPALEGEYANKPFAAAGVSLISHPRNPFAPIMHLNVRCIKVFDKDKTITWIGGGADLTPMIPFEEDTELFHNAMKTVCERNAKIANYEKYKKWAEEYFYIPHRKEERGVGGIFFDFVKTESDSDLSLLLDVGQYSARAYAEILSRRIEMPYDESLVEKHHYWRGRYAEFNLVYDRGTKFGLMTGGNHEAIFCSLPPQVKW, encoded by the coding sequence ATGCAAAAAAATGTTTCTACTAGGAGTGCTGAATTCCTAAATCAAAATCCAATTATTAATATGGATAATATTAATAATAATCCGCTTGCAGACTCTTTATATCAAGATCCTATTTGGCAATTAGCTAAAAGTGATCAAAATGAAAATCCATTTTCAAATGAAATTTTACAGCTCTTCATTTTTGTTAGAAATATAAATAAAACTGCTTTTAATACGATTGAAGGTAAAGAAGCATGTCAGCCGAAAATTTGGAATGCAAAAGAACATAACCCAGATAGAAATCTAAGCGGTGGCGGAGTAATGACTGTTATTCGTGCAGATCATCTTGAAAAATCGGCAGTAAATTTTAGCTGTGTCTGGGGCCCAAAATATCCCGCTTTAGAAGGTGAATATGCAAATAAACCTTTTGCAGCAGCAGGTGTTTCTTTAATTTCACATCCAAGAAATCCTTTTGCACCAATAATGCATTTAAATGTAAGATGTATTAAAGTATTTGATAAAGACAAAACAATAACTTGGATTGGTGGTGGTGCAGATCTCACACCAATGATTCCTTTTGAAGAAGATACAGAGCTGTTTCACAATGCTATGAAAACAGTTTGTGAAAGAAATGCAAAAATAGCAAATTATGAAAAATATAAAAAATGGGCTGAAGAGTATTTTTATATTCCTCATAGAAAAGAAGAAAGAGGCGTTGGTGGTATCTTTTTTGATTTTGTAAAAACAGAAAGCGACTCCGATCTCTCTCTATTACTGGATGTTGGGCAATATTCTGCGAGAGCTTATGCTGAAATTCTGTCTCGTCGTATTGAAATGCCTTATGATGAATCACTTGTAGAAAAACATCATTATTGGCGAGGTCGATATGCTGAATTTAATTTGGTATATGATCGAGGCACAAAATTTGGATTAATGACTGGTGGAAACCACGAGGCCATTTTTTGTTCCTTACCTCCTCAAGTCAAATGGTGA
- a CDS encoding contractile injection system protein, VgrG/Pvc8 family, which translates to MANKECIIQKVKFTNNTTKLLKDLEITSFKISEGFSKLYKIHLYVSVDITKNKINSKALKELSKETIQFCISYKYNYENKFVVGEKTLSGIVENINFSVNEANKDRFSFEFILVPPLFYATYGNQYQTWNDKTSEEIITEIYKKYSTFSKIFKIEPIFKLVDKDKLLKRKNTIQNGETDFDFICRLLNEDYLTFTYVQEPESVSLVITNNVENYYKSSTSKPINLQLTRSNTVGEFLDLSYFSRSKIDNIQTAFLDNRSFDNPNSNTYPSKEANKNKVSWTNHPNYQKNSESLKLSEYYSINELNRKNNESNSLVLNRNNKFYTLGDCINFDNKLNQHLKDNLPIDLKTNFIVYEVDYEYSRKNNISNTTTDPNSSKKDTYEEEYNAKLKMYPFVKSESAYFEGAYVTNYKNINLNASAHNTTAIVFGKEIKDLKIEKKDGAIYIGIQYFWHEINEKESKNFVWARLREIYASKDHGALFIPLPGDEVDIKYNDNDIDQPIIVGSFYNSKNKPPVDLDETKRGIVTKENLLIYVNSLDDKETFVRFNLNNEGLLDIQNKNSTIKTKEKLDISNENASISTIEKLEIKNKNASIDSSENINIKSEGGKLESNKLGVEIKSSDKISLKSSSSIDINKLKAN; encoded by the coding sequence ATGGCTAATAAAGAATGCATTATACAAAAAGTTAAGTTCACAAATAATACTACTAAGTTGCTAAAAGACTTAGAAATCACTTCATTCAAAATAAGTGAAGGATTTTCTAAGTTATATAAAATACATCTTTATGTTTCAGTTGATATCACAAAAAATAAAATTAATAGTAAAGCCCTAAAAGAATTATCAAAAGAAACTATTCAGTTTTGTATTTCATATAAATATAACTATGAAAATAAATTTGTAGTTGGAGAAAAAACACTTTCCGGAATTGTTGAAAATATTAATTTTTCAGTAAACGAAGCAAATAAAGATAGATTTAGCTTTGAATTTATACTTGTACCTCCACTATTTTATGCAACTTATGGCAATCAATATCAAACATGGAATGACAAAACTTCCGAAGAAATTATTACAGAAATATACAAAAAATATTCTACGTTTAGTAAAATATTTAAAATTGAACCGATATTTAAGCTAGTAGATAAAGATAAACTTTTAAAAAGAAAAAATACAATTCAAAATGGTGAAACAGATTTTGATTTCATTTGTCGACTTTTAAATGAAGATTATTTAACTTTCACCTATGTTCAAGAACCCGAAAGCGTTTCATTAGTAATTACAAATAATGTTGAAAATTATTATAAGAGCTCTACAAGTAAACCTATTAACTTACAATTGACTAGATCAAATACTGTAGGTGAATTTTTAGATCTCTCATATTTTAGCAGAAGTAAAATTGACAATATTCAAACAGCATTTCTTGACAATAGAAGCTTTGACAATCCTAACTCAAATACATATCCATCAAAAGAAGCAAATAAAAATAAAGTTTCATGGACAAATCATCCTAATTATCAAAAAAATTCTGAAAGTCTAAAACTATCAGAATACTATTCTATTAATGAATTAAATAGAAAAAATAATGAATCTAATTCATTAGTTTTAAATAGAAATAACAAGTTTTATACTTTAGGTGACTGTATTAATTTTGATAATAAATTAAATCAACACCTTAAAGACAATTTACCGATCGATCTAAAAACAAACTTTATAGTTTACGAAGTTGATTATGAGTATTCAAGAAAAAATAATATTTCAAATACCACAACAGATCCAAATTCATCTAAAAAAGATACATATGAAGAAGAGTATAATGCTAAATTAAAAATGTACCCTTTTGTGAAAAGCGAATCCGCTTATTTTGAAGGTGCATATGTAACTAATTACAAAAATATTAATTTAAATGCTTCTGCTCATAATACGACCGCAATTGTTTTTGGAAAAGAAATAAAAGACCTAAAAATTGAAAAAAAAGATGGTGCAATTTATATTGGAATTCAATATTTTTGGCATGAAATCAACGAGAAAGAATCTAAAAATTTTGTTTGGGCTAGACTCCGTGAAATTTATGCCAGTAAAGACCATGGCGCTCTATTTATCCCTCTGCCTGGTGACGAAGTAGATATTAAGTACAACGATAATGATATTGATCAGCCTATTATTGTTGGCTCATTTTATAACTCTAAAAATAAGCCTCCTGTTGATCTCGATGAGACCAAAAGAGGGATTGTTACAAAAGAAAATCTTTTAATTTATGTTAACTCACTTGATGATAAAGAAACTTTTGTGAGATTTAATTTAAATAACGAAGGATTATTAGATATTCAAAATAAAAACTCAACAATAAAGACCAAAGAAAAACTCGATATTTCAAACGAAAATGCCTCAATAAGCACTATTGAAAAACTAGAAATTAAAAATAAAAATGCTTCAATTGATAGCTCTGAGAACATAAATATTAAATCAGAAGGTGGTAAACTAGAAAGTAATAAATTAGGAGTTGAAATTAAGAGTTCAGATAAAATATCTTTAAAAAGCTCGTCATCAATTGACATTAATAAGTTAAAGGCGAATTAA
- the tssK gene encoding type VI secretion system baseplate subunit TssK — protein MKSLKNIPEQIMWHDGMLLSPQHFQQAFKRSENIYKYQFFQNIPYPFGVKTFTFDENTFTNGLLKVEELECTFQDGLEYYFNSSKDKETLEFDLTKYKDILSKKPVTLVICLPKNKTNNYILNSSNSRFKSVNIDSYSIDENTGEDEIYIPRIKPNVSFMLEHEISSNFIAIPIAQVYLENSFYKTKLFCPPTTSITQESPIWKISNSVCLLLRYKIQDIIADIYKFDNEEYKGTFFNRRQALKTMKACLPRLEASIHSNQLHPFQLYLELYNVYAHISSNDIDENPKSLVPYNHFNLLETFEVINNYIIEYLEREIPTGFNVTKISKIDKKFQSTILTKENTLDNNTHILIGLKKSYSVSEENFINWIKSSIICEEENLSMVVERRSLGLSRSIIEKYENLIPKKNIYLVYVKLDNIKKDKINIVISSSVNENIHYLPEEVIIYSRKA, from the coding sequence ATGAAAAGTTTGAAAAACATTCCCGAACAAATTATGTGGCATGATGGAATGCTTTTATCTCCACAACATTTTCAGCAGGCTTTTAAACGTTCCGAAAACATCTATAAATATCAATTTTTTCAAAATATTCCCTATCCATTTGGAGTAAAAACTTTTACATTTGATGAAAATACTTTCACAAACGGGCTTTTAAAAGTTGAAGAATTAGAGTGCACTTTTCAAGATGGGCTAGAGTATTATTTTAATTCTAGCAAGGATAAGGAAACACTGGAGTTTGATCTAACCAAATACAAAGACATTTTATCTAAAAAACCTGTGACTTTAGTAATTTGCTTGCCAAAAAACAAAACAAATAATTATATTTTAAACTCTTCAAATTCAAGATTCAAATCTGTAAATATCGATAGTTATTCTATTGATGAAAATACAGGTGAAGATGAAATTTACATTCCAAGAATTAAACCAAATGTTAGTTTTATGCTTGAACACGAAATAAGCTCAAACTTTATTGCAATTCCTATTGCTCAAGTTTATTTAGAAAATAGCTTTTATAAGACAAAATTATTCTGTCCGCCAACAACCTCAATTACACAAGAATCTCCTATTTGGAAAATAAGCAACTCTGTTTGCTTATTGTTACGTTATAAAATACAAGATATCATTGCAGACATATATAAATTTGACAATGAAGAGTATAAAGGAACATTTTTTAACAGAAGACAAGCCCTTAAAACAATGAAAGCTTGTTTACCTCGACTTGAAGCAAGTATACATTCTAATCAATTACATCCTTTTCAACTTTATCTTGAACTTTATAATGTATATGCTCATATTTCTTCCAATGATATAGATGAAAATCCTAAATCTTTAGTGCCTTATAACCACTTTAATTTATTAGAAACTTTTGAAGTAATTAACAACTATATTATTGAGTATTTAGAAAGAGAAATTCCAACTGGATTTAATGTCACTAAAATTTCAAAAATTGACAAAAAATTCCAGTCAACTATTCTTACTAAAGAAAATACATTAGACAATAATACACATATTTTAATTGGACTTAAAAAAAGTTACTCTGTATCTGAAGAAAACTTTATAAATTGGATAAAATCTTCAATCATCTGTGAAGAAGAAAATTTATCAATGGTAGTTGAAAGAAGATCTTTAGGTTTATCTAGATCAATAATTGAAAAGTATGAAAATCTAATTCCAAAGAAAAATATATATTTGGTATATGTCAAACTTGATAACATTAAAAAGGATAAAATAAATATTGTTATTTCTTCAAGCGTAAATGAAAATATTCACTATTTACCAGAAGAAGTTATTATTTATTCTAGGAAAGCATAA
- the icmH gene encoding type IVB secretion system protein IcmH/DotU gives MNLAKQTETPINENIILISQEVIHFFFNKLNEVSNLNKNDDPETLNEIVTLNENDVSNISKEIEEFILRKIDSLKKNKKYYGTDVLKLLHFALVSLIDEMLITSTWPGKEIWKNLTLENRIFSSSSSGDLFYDYCDRILLDRDYKYRELAMCFYLCLCSGFKGKYHSNNDNDKVEQIKTNLYQFYNETNFETEPELTGVLPSISYESSNIEFEINHKKIMYSLLLTNLFLFTIFLAASIYIWLINNNILSKGIM, from the coding sequence ATGAATTTAGCGAAACAAACTGAAACACCTATTAATGAAAATATAATACTTATTAGCCAAGAAGTTATTCATTTTTTCTTTAATAAGCTGAATGAAGTAAGTAATTTAAATAAAAATGATGATCCAGAGACTTTAAATGAAATTGTAACTCTTAATGAAAATGACGTAAGTAATATTTCAAAAGAAATAGAAGAATTTATTTTGCGTAAAATTGATTCATTAAAAAAGAATAAAAAGTACTATGGAACAGATGTTTTAAAATTACTTCATTTTGCACTTGTTTCGCTTATTGACGAAATGCTAATTACTTCAACTTGGCCTGGAAAAGAAATTTGGAAAAACTTGACACTTGAGAATAGAATATTTTCTTCTAGCTCCTCTGGTGATTTGTTTTATGACTATTGCGATAGAATTCTTTTAGATAGAGATTATAAATATAGAGAACTTGCTATGTGTTTTTATCTATGTTTATGCTCTGGATTTAAAGGAAAATATCATTCAAATAATGACAATGATAAAGTAGAGCAAATTAAAACAAATTTATATCAATTTTATAACGAAACAAACTTTGAAACTGAACCAGAACTCACTGGAGTATTACCAAGTATTTCCTATGAATCATCAAATATTGAATTTGAAATAAACCATAAAAAAATCATGTATTCCCTACTCCTTACTAACCTTTTTCTATTTACAATATTCCTAGCAGCTTCAATTTATATCTGGTTAATTAATAATAATATTTTATCCAAAGGTATCATGTAA
- a CDS encoding sensor histidine kinase, with protein MLKFKQFVKNILSNILITKKLNIHFFKRYFRSILIWIFILYIIIGGLSLISKKYRVDGFIDFSQSYIMKKSLIQQEKLIPLLIKNTKSFSDKNLTELSKEIYNLDENSVFLFLNEKEDFLATPMGVKKNILKSLNLKYINENNSTNFIIQKSSEIGLNNLYPDTYFISKKININSENIVVIIGAKKSAFQYFSDDLLKNSLHIDFIVIFIFFVLYVLITIFAITPVFIFLKKFNLNSLNSSMFKSNKIFEFNHIRRLRLTLLKSFRKLEKFEAEKLEMMNSLIRHQNDIDTGKVVSQIIHDLKSPLSVFEELLHDKTAIKNEEVYKKSNLALIKLHSLIESIRDPKKEKLLNKKNDIFDFNKLVSEISWFAQKRNSEIIVSPSLTTPVIFCDHGKLERCLQNLIRNAIYFCNSYCLVDWKINDNGELYIEVIDDGRGISSDIQDKIFDWRMTFNKLEGTGVGLTFVKFVANSHGGRISYFRRNGLTVFALTIPNVLNIIPKSTQINENKLVNNSQKNIGIKNKVIILIENPLSYEKISTICWPKDTLIEYHNISDKAFDLSECFCIYTDTNSDIIEKALSLGISVVLHKSFYSGEFILKKVLQTRKK; from the coding sequence GTGCTGAAATTTAAGCAATTTGTTAAAAATATTTTAAGTAACATTTTAATTACAAAAAAATTAAATATTCACTTTTTTAAACGATATTTTAGATCAATATTAATATGGATTTTTATATTATATATTATAATTGGTGGCTTGAGTTTAATTTCTAAAAAATATCGTGTAGATGGATTTATAGATTTTTCTCAGTCTTATATAATGAAAAAATCACTGATACAGCAAGAAAAGTTAATTCCTTTATTAATTAAAAATACAAAATCATTTTCAGATAAAAATCTTACAGAATTGTCTAAAGAAATTTATAATTTAGATGAAAATTCTGTTTTTTTATTTTTAAACGAAAAAGAAGATTTTTTAGCTACTCCTATGGGAGTAAAAAAGAATATATTAAAATCTTTAAATTTAAAGTATATTAATGAAAATAATTCAACAAATTTTATTATACAAAAATCTTCTGAAATTGGATTAAATAATTTATATCCTGATACTTATTTTATTTCCAAAAAAATAAATATAAATTCTGAAAATATTGTAGTAATAATTGGCGCAAAAAAATCGGCATTTCAGTATTTTAGTGATGATCTCTTAAAAAACTCTTTACATATTGATTTTATTGTGATATTTATTTTTTTTGTTCTTTATGTTTTGATAACTATTTTTGCTATTACGCCTGTTTTTATTTTCTTAAAGAAATTTAATTTGAATAGTTTAAATTCTTCAATGTTTAAATCAAATAAAATTTTTGAATTTAATCATATAAGGCGGTTGAGATTAACATTATTAAAGTCCTTTAGAAAGCTTGAAAAATTTGAAGCCGAAAAACTTGAAATGATGAATTCTTTGATTCGGCATCAAAATGATATAGATACTGGCAAAGTTGTTTCTCAAATCATTCATGATCTTAAAAGTCCTTTATCTGTTTTTGAAGAACTTCTTCATGATAAAACGGCAATAAAAAATGAAGAAGTTTATAAAAAATCAAATTTAGCTCTTATTAAATTGCACTCTTTAATTGAAAGTATTCGTGATCCTAAAAAAGAAAAACTTTTAAATAAAAAAAATGATATTTTTGATTTTAATAAATTAGTTTCTGAAATAAGTTGGTTTGCACAAAAAAGAAATTCTGAAATTATCGTTTCCCCATCGTTAACAACTCCTGTCATTTTTTGTGATCATGGAAAACTTGAAAGATGTCTTCAAAATTTAATTAGGAACGCTATTTATTTTTGCAATTCATATTGTTTAGTAGATTGGAAAATAAATGATAATGGCGAACTTTATATTGAAGTTATTGATGACGGAAGAGGAATTTCTTCAGATATTCAAGACAAAATATTTGATTGGCGAATGACGTTTAATAAATTAGAAGGAACTGGGGTTGGTTTAACTTTTGTTAAATTTGTTGCAAATAGCCATGGTGGTCGTATTTCTTATTTTAGAAGAAATGGATTAACCGTTTTTGCTTTAACAATTCCAAATGTTTTAAATATAATTCCAAAATCAACTCAAATAAATGAAAATAAATTGGTAAATAATTCCCAAAAAAATATTGGTATTAAAAATAAAGTCATTATTTTAATTGAAAATCCTCTTTCTTATGAGAAAATAAGCACAATTTGCTGGCCAAAAGATACTCTCATCGAGTATCATAATATCTCAGATAAAGCATTTGATTTATCTGAATGCTTTTGTATCTATACGGATACGAATTCGGATATTATAGAAAAGGCTCTTTCTTTGGGTATAAGCGTGGTACTCCATAAAAGCTTTTATAGTGGCGAGTTCATTTTGAAAAAGGTACTTCAAACAAGAAAAAAGTAA
- a CDS encoding cytochrome c-type biogenesis CcmF C-terminal domain-containing protein, producing the protein MVEVGFFSLCMGLILSIYGLVMGTYSLYKPLTGIVASSRNSLIAVFICVLISSLIMWNSIFFHDFSVKYVYQHSAVDMPPLYLFTSFWSALEGSHLLWTLIMSAIVTFSLVTVRKENVSLYPALCVAYGCALTFMLFLNVSYSAPLDRLFPVGKFGEGMNALLQNPYMAIHPPMLFTGYCLLIVPFAYSFAALVRGGFTSEWLGTVRRWSLLAWAILSIAIFLGGKWAYVELGWGGYWGWDPVENSSLMPWLAITAALHTLLITDKTGRLPRLLLFLNMLSFSLTFLGTFITRSGVISSVHSFAESEIGPSYLVWVVFLLALTIGLIFTRGHYIQGAAKTNEWKVSKESALLFTIFFVLFLLALVFIGTILPLVVEATRGIKISIQQPFFNAFAPWIGAGLVLILGVGNLMRWKNGKIEDPITCLVFPFIWALILTFILSERKNFDLISSFVFLIVLWTSGVLIMDLVYKLKSMRWNGKVFLYYNRPYLGAFIIHIGFLFAIAGFAGNYRGISAEAHLNLNESTSFNGYTITNEGLSYKREYNAQYVIGNLKSVDNQNNEKIMIHPMRSKFTNNEQWFNEIGIHSTFWHDLYIVLASFDVNNQSVSLKLNWNPTVKLVWTSLIIMVLGAAVSISHRIRKRSLEIDDEGKIKESDDSLDSYLKDVISNSALKTQLSSKIISLGIISFSIFVTLFCFTGVSLAQTNSENQNAGPTQNKLLQDGAGNGSLLKGTKLESGQIVPTMINPKVEEVAKELRCPTCIGMSVLESGTLQSIAMRTEIEKQVSEGKSKTEIIQYFKKAYGPWILREPDIHSSVGFLVWGIPILGLLFGPIFIILGLRQSKKRKLSNEKELLNEIKKFIEEKKKGVEV; encoded by the coding sequence ATGGTTGAAGTTGGTTTTTTTTCTCTCTGCATGGGTTTGATTTTATCTATATACGGCTTAGTAATGGGAACTTATTCCTTGTATAAGCCATTAACTGGAATTGTGGCAAGCTCTAGAAATTCACTTATAGCTGTTTTTATTTGTGTACTTATATCATCTCTTATAATGTGGAATTCCATTTTTTTTCATGATTTTTCAGTAAAATATGTATATCAACATTCTGCAGTAGATATGCCACCGCTTTATTTATTCACATCATTTTGGAGCGCTCTTGAAGGAAGTCATTTATTATGGACTTTAATTATGAGTGCTATTGTTACTTTTTCTTTAGTTACGGTTCGTAAAGAAAATGTTTCTCTATACCCCGCATTGTGTGTTGCTTATGGTTGTGCATTAACATTTATGCTTTTTTTAAATGTAAGCTATTCAGCACCTCTGGATAGATTATTTCCTGTAGGAAAATTTGGCGAAGGGATGAACGCCCTTTTACAAAATCCGTATATGGCAATACACCCGCCTATGTTATTTACAGGTTATTGTTTACTTATTGTTCCTTTTGCTTATTCCTTTGCTGCCTTAGTTCGAGGTGGATTTACAAGCGAATGGCTTGGTACAGTAAGAAGATGGTCTTTATTAGCTTGGGCTATATTGTCTATAGCTATTTTTCTAGGTGGGAAATGGGCTTATGTCGAATTAGGTTGGGGTGGGTATTGGGGATGGGATCCTGTTGAAAATAGTTCACTAATGCCTTGGCTTGCTATTACGGCAGCACTTCATACTTTATTAATCACAGACAAAACAGGAAGACTGCCACGTCTTCTTTTGTTTTTAAATATGCTTTCGTTTTCACTGACATTTTTGGGAACATTTATAACAAGATCGGGCGTAATTAGCAGTGTGCATTCATTTGCAGAAAGTGAAATCGGTCCTTCTTACTTAGTATGGGTTGTATTTTTACTCGCTTTGACGATTGGTCTTATATTTACACGTGGTCATTATATTCAGGGTGCTGCAAAAACCAATGAATGGAAAGTTTCAAAAGAGAGTGCTCTTTTATTTACAATCTTTTTTGTTCTTTTCCTGCTTGCACTTGTGTTTATTGGTACGATTCTTCCTTTAGTTGTAGAAGCGACAAGAGGAATAAAAATTTCTATCCAACAGCCTTTTTTCAATGCTTTTGCTCCTTGGATTGGTGCAGGTCTTGTCTTAATTTTAGGGGTTGGAAATTTAATGCGTTGGAAAAACGGAAAAATAGAAGATCCTATTACATGTCTTGTCTTTCCATTTATTTGGGCCCTTATTCTTACTTTTATTCTTTCTGAACGTAAAAATTTTGATTTAATAAGTTCATTCGTTTTTTTGATAGTTTTATGGACAAGTGGCGTACTTATTATGGATCTTGTTTATAAACTAAAATCAATGAGATGGAATGGTAAAGTATTTTTGTATTATAATAGACCCTATTTAGGAGCCTTTATTATACATATAGGATTTTTATTTGCGATTGCAGGGTTTGCAGGAAATTACAGAGGAATTTCTGCTGAAGCACATTTAAATTTAAATGAATCTACTTCTTTTAATGGTTATACAATTACAAATGAAGGTCTATCCTATAAACGTGAATATAACGCGCAATATGTTATTGGTAATTTAAAATCTGTTGATAATCAAAATAATGAAAAAATAATGATTCATCCAATGAGAAGTAAATTTACAAATAACGAGCAATGGTTCAATGAAATTGGAATACATTCTACGTTTTGGCACGATTTATATATTGTTTTAGCTTCTTTTGATGTCAATAATCAAAGTGTATCTTTAAAATTAAATTGGAATCCTACTGTGAAACTGGTCTGGACAAGTCTTATAATTATGGTTTTAGGCGCTGCTGTTTCTATATCACATCGAATTCGAAAAAGAAGTCTTGAAATTGATGATGAAGGTAAAATAAAAGAATCTGATGATTCATTGGATTCTTATTTAAAAGATGTAATTTCAAATTCTGCCTTAAAAACTCAATTATCTTCTAAAATAATTTCATTAGGAATTATTAGTTTTTCCATTTTTGTTACATTGTTTTGTTTTACTGGAGTTTCACTAGCTCAAACAAATTCAGAAAATCAAAACGCAGGGCCAACCCAAAATAAGTTGCTTCAAGATGGTGCTGGAAATGGCTCGCTACTTAAAGGAACAAAATTAGAGTCAGGACAAATTGTTCCTACAATGATCAATCCAAAAGTAGAAGAAGTTGCCAAAGAGTTAAGATGCCCTACTTGTATTGGAATGAGTGTTTTAGAAAGTGGCACTCTCCAAAGCATTGCAATGAGAACGGAAATTGAAAAACAAGTTTCTGAAGGCAAATCAAAAACCGAAATAATTCAATATTTTAAAAAAGCATATGGTCCTTGGATTTTGAGAGAACCCGATATCCATTCTTCTGTTGGATTCTTAGTTTGGGGTATTCCGATATTGGGATTATTATTTGGCCCTATTTTTATTATTTTAGGTTTAAGACAATCGAAAAAAAGAAAATTAAGTAATGAAAAAGAATTGTTAAATGAAATAAAAAAATTTATAGAAGAGAAAAAGAAGGGGGTTGAGGTATGA
- a CDS encoding sigma-54-dependent transcriptional regulator codes for MIFEELSILIVDDNKDELEKYISLSQSCGLHSYGATSLDEAKQMLSANGYDILLTDIHLGEEDNSKSNKSGFDIIQFALETQPQLTVLAMSHDLDKSIFDKAFSLGASHFLRKPIYNSDEILIYIKLALQKKHSNLSNNSVEVSSNRFLKDNSFRIYKNGVIVSSKHDKFLNGVAKNKKIPLVLFGETGTGKEEFAKILHKKRVEIEGMIPFVTVNCPLLDNDLTSSLLFGHKKGAFTGANETTNGYVAAADGGILFLDEIHTLDLSTQRKLLRVLNDGSYNRVGDMRIIHSYFQLVVATTKDLDEEVESGRMLADFKYRISGAEIILDPLRERLEDIPLFVTVFFKRENIEVSEELIYEISQMCQKSLWKGNIRQLFRVLQRMLINAQLHEEELSIHHLVLPNKEPLTHRFQKQIGSTEPKPVSLPKDQIDQYILDLLQNALNNDCSLNDVIDEIEKTILIKAMNRHDSIAKSHIALGISRNAIDAKRKKYKI; via the coding sequence ATGATTTTTGAAGAGCTAAGTATTTTAATTGTTGATGATAATAAAGATGAACTAGAGAAATATATTTCTCTTTCGCAATCTTGTGGATTGCATTCCTATGGTGCCACTTCTCTAGATGAAGCGAAACAAATGCTTTCTGCAAATGGTTATGATATTCTGTTAACAGATATCCATTTGGGTGAAGAGGATAATTCAAAATCAAATAAATCTGGTTTTGATATTATTCAATTTGCTTTAGAAACTCAGCCACAATTAACTGTTTTAGCTATGTCTCATGATTTAGATAAATCTATTTTTGATAAGGCATTTTCTCTAGGCGCTTCTCACTTTTTAAGAAAACCTATATATAACTCAGATGAAATTCTAATTTATATTAAGTTAGCTTTGCAAAAAAAACACTCTAATCTTTCGAATAACTCGGTGGAAGTTTCATCAAACCGTTTTTTAAAAGACAATTCATTTAGAATATATAAAAATGGAGTCATTGTTTCATCAAAGCATGACAAGTTTTTAAATGGAGTTGCAAAAAATAAAAAAATACCTTTAGTTTTATTTGGAGAAACAGGAACAGGTAAAGAAGAATTTGCTAAAATTCTTCATAAAAAAAGAGTTGAAATTGAAGGAATGATCCCTTTTGTTACTGTAAACTGTCCGCTTTTAGATAATGATTTAACATCTTCTCTATTATTTGGACATAAAAAAGGTGCTTTTACGGGTGCAAACGAAACAACAAATGGCTACGTTGCTGCTGCTGATGGAGGTATTTTATTTCTTGATGAGATTCATACTCTAGACCTCTCTACCCAAAGAAAATTATTACGTGTTTTAAACGATGGTAGTTACAATAGAGTTGGCGATATGCGCATTATTCATTCTTATTTTCAACTTGTTGTTGCTACTACAAAAGATTTAGATGAAGAAGTTGAATCAGGTAGAATGCTTGCTGACTTTAAGTATCGTATTAGTGGAGCCGAAATTATTTTAGATCCATTAAGAGAAAGGCTTGAGGATATTCCACTTTTTGTTACTGTATTCTTTAAAAGAGAAAATATAGAGGTAAGTGAAGAGCTTATATATGAAATCAGTCAAATGTGCCAAAAATCCCTTTGGAAAGGGAATATTAGACAGTTATTTCGTGTATTGCAGCGTATGTTAATTAATGCTCAGCTTCATGAAGAAGAATTAAGTATTCATCATCTTGTTTTGCCAAATAAGGAACCATTAACTCATAGATTTCAAAAACAAATTGGTTCCACAGAGCCTAAACCAGTTTCTTTGCCAAAAGATCAAATTGATCAATATATTTTAGACTTATTACAAAATGCTTTAAATAACGATTGTTCTTTAAATGATGTAATTGATGAAATAGAAAAGACAATTTTAATTAAAGCTATGAATAGGCATGATAGTATTGCAAAATCTCATATTGCATTAGGTATCAGTAGAAATGCAATTGATGCAAAAAGAAAAAAATATAAAATATAA